CAAAGTATGAAACAATTCATTATGGAATTATTATACTATTGATTTTCTTTATGTTATCACAACTCGACATTTAATAAGTTTCCGAATGTCAATTCTTTATATTCAAATGCGAAACTTGAGTTATTAATCATTTAATAGGCATTCAGTTGCCTTCGCCTTTGCCTTCGCTTTTGCCTTTACCTTTGCCTTTACCTTCGCCTCTTTTCATCATCCTCCCAAACTACCGTCTTATCCACAAAAAACTCATCTATTGTGGATAATCAGGAATTAATGAAATATATACTACTTCTATATTTGTTACTTATTATTAAGTAGATAGAACGAATTACTTTGTTAATTAACTAAAATTATTGAAATGACTATTTTATCAAAAAAGACTTTTTTAGTATTTTTACTTTTGATATTCATCAGCCTGTCAGGATATTCTCAATCGTACAAGAATGAAATAAAAAAAGGAGAAAATTCATTTCAAATAGGGAAATATGATGATGCAGCAAAGTATTTTATGAATGCTAGTAAAAAAATAAAAAAAATCAAGAAAAAACATCTTGAACTATTTTACAAACTTGGTTTTTGTCAAATGCAACTAAAAGAATACAAAAATGCTTCTAATAGTTTTGCAAAATATCAAAGCATTTCAAAAAGGCATAAACCTAAATACAAAGAACTAAAAGAAGTTACAGAATGGCGTGAATGGTGCATTACCGAATACAGTAATTTTGGTTCTGAAGTAGAAGGAAACGGAACCATAAAAATCACAAATATTAGTAAGCTAAACTCAACTATGAATGACTATGGAGCTATTCTTACTTACGATAAAACATTAGTAATTTTTAGTTCAAACAGACGCACCAAAGAAGATAAAGATTTATTAGATCTTAACGCTGATATTTATGCATCGGAATACAATAACGGTTCTATCTCTGATCCACAACGAATAATAACACTCTCTAAGAAATTTGAAGAAATATCAACATCAGTTGCAAAAGATAATCTTATTTTATATTTTAGTCTGTCAAAAGATTTTAACGAAACAGCAAATATTTATTATTGTAAAAAAACAAATGGCAAATGGGAAGAACCTAAAAAAATTAAAGGTTCTATAAATTCAAAGGAATGGGATGGACATCCTTCTATTTCGGCAGATGGTTCAATTCTTTATTTTGTATCAGACAGACCAGGTAGCAGAGGTAAAGATATATATTTTTCAGTTAAACAAGATGATGGAGAATGGGGACAAGCCAAAAATATTGGAGGTCCTATTAATACAAAATATGATGAAGTAACTCCTCACATTGATTCTACAGGGAAAAAACTTTATTTCAGTTCAAAAGGACATATCGGAGAGGGAGGATTTGACATTTATTATTCAGAGTTTGAAGCATCAAGACTTTGGGGCAAACCTATAAATATTGGCAAAGCCATTAATAGTCAACAAGATGATGTTTTTTATACTACAACCTCCGACCCCAGTATTGCACTCTATTCTTCAATGCAACCCGGTGGTAAAGGAGTATATGATATTTATATGATTAAAAAAATTGAAGAAAATGGAATCAAAAAATTTGCTCCAGAAGATAAACCAATTAATATTGTAGATAAAGATACTGATGAAGTTATAATAATTTCATCAGAGAAAGACAAAGAAGAAGCTGAAACAAAAGAAAAAACTATAAGCAAAACTCAAGAAGCAAAAATAGCAAAAACGGAAACGGAAAAAGCAAAAACTGAAACGGAAAAAGCTGTAACAAAAACAATTACACAAAAGGAAATTAAGAAACCTCAACAAAAATATGTTCAAAAAGAAAATGATTTCTCAAATAAAGCATCAAGCAGAACATCAAACAAAAATGTTAATCTTTACACGGCTCAGGTAGAAGGACTTTACTTTAAAGTACAAATTGGAGCTTATAAAAAACACATAACAAAATATGATAAAGTATTTACATCAAAGCTTGACCCTAAGAAGATTACAGAGAAGTACTACCCACCACTTTACAAATACACAATCGGCAAAAATTTCACTATAAGAAATGCAACAAATTATAAATTAGTAATTAGAAATATTGGCTACAGCGATGCATTTTTGACATGCTACTACAACAACAAAAGAATTCCAATGAGTGAAGCGAAAAAAGTAATCAAGACAAAAGCATTGATTAATTAAAAAACAAAATTTTTTTTAAATAAATTAGAAATAATGAAAATTCAAAAAACAACAAATTCATTAAAATTTTTAATTTCATTTATTTTATTTTTTTTAATGATTGCAACATCTTTAGATGGTAGTGCTCAAAGCGTTAATAAAGAAGAAAGTCATCAGTACCCGAAAATGATGATAATTCCATATCAAACGTCAAATTATCAATCGGATGTAAATTTGTCAGGAAGGAAATTTTCAAGAAGACCAAGAGGATTTTTTAACATCAATGCCAATGAACATTTAAGTAAAAATCTTAATCATGCATTATTTGAAAACCTCCTGACTTATTTTGATATAAATCGTATTTATTACTACAAAAAACCAAAATACAAAGATGATCTTTCATTAATTTATAAATCCATAAGTTACAAAACCCATAAAGAACGAATAAAAGCCTACTACAAAAATTACGAAAATTTCAATATTTTTCAAATACTTAGTTTTGGAAAGTACAGGTGGGGAGTAAATTGCATGACTCAAGAAACAGGAAGACCAATAAAAAAATATAAAAAACTATCGTACACAGATGTTGTAATTAATGACAAGGATTTAATTCCATTGCTTGATAAAAAATATCACTGCAATTACTACCTATTCATAAATGAAGTAGAACTAAAAACAAGATTTAATATTTGTAAAGATTTATTGAAAAATGTAAATCAAAAAGATATAATTTTACATTTCACGCTAATAAATCAATACGGCAATAGGGTGTCAGGAGGCTTAGTTGGTGTAGCATACAAGCCTAATAAAGGTCGCAATAGTATTATTGAAATTGTTGACAAAAACATGAAAGTACTTTCGAATCTTGTAGTTGATGTTATAAAAGATGAGTTAAGCATAGGACTGTCCTACTATCCCGAATAAAATTATTATGCTACTATGTTGATTTGTGTGGGTGGAAAAATATTAAAGCCACAGACTTCGTCTGTCGAAGATAAGCTAAGTGTAATAGAAGTAAGACTACGTCTGTCAAAGACAGACGTAGTCTTTACTTTTTGTATGTCTTCGACAGACGAAGTCTGTGGCAAATTTGATTACCCACTCAAATCAACATAGAACCATTATTATTCGTTAATAATTTTTCACTCATTTAAAGAAAAAAAATAACAGTCAACATAGCAAAGTAAATAAAAAGTCATAAATTTGCCCCTTAATTTTTATTGCCCGGATGGCGGAATTGGTAGACGCGCTGGTCTCAAAAACCAGTTCTTTCGGGAGTGCCGGTTCGACCCCGGCTCCGGGCACTTTTTTTTCCATTCCCCAAATTAAGCTCTGTTTTATTTTCAATACAATAAAAAAAGTATTTTCTTTTGCATTAAATATAAATTACTTGTATATTCAATCAAATTTAAATCATGCTTTATTATTCATTAAAGAGGTATTTTGAATTTTTGATAAAATTATTTTGAACATTTTTACTATATAAATTTTGAAATAACTATTTGGTATAAATTTTTCTAAGAAGCTTTTTTTTAAATAAAATAATATTATATTTGCTACAACACATTTTTAGGCTGTAATGAAAAAACAAGATTTAGTACAACAGATTGATCAAACATTAAAGACTTTTTTCGGTTTTAATTCTTTTAAAGGAACCCAAAGAGAAGTTATCTTAAGCATCATTCAAGGACATAATACTTTTGTTATTATGCCAACAGGAGGAGGCAAAAGCTTATGCTACCAATTACCTGCAATCATCCTTGATGGTACTGCAATAATTATTTCCCCCCTGATTGCTCTTATGAAAAATCAGGTAGATTTAATTAGCACCTTTGGTGCAAAAAAAGGATTTGCACATTTTTTAAATTCTTCATTATCAAAAAAAAATGTAGAAGTAGTAAAAGACGATTTACGTAACGGCAGAACAAAAATGCTTTACGTTGCTCCGGAAACATTAAACAAAGAGAGTACTTTAGAGCTTCTAAAAAAAATGACAATTCCTTTTATAGCAGTTGATGAAGCACATTGTATTTCTGAATGGGGACATGATTTTAGACCTGAGTACAGAAGAGTGAGAAATGTAATTGAAACAATAGGTAAAATTCCAATAATAGCACTAACAGCATCTGCCACTCCAAAAGTACAAGATGATATTTTAAAAAATCTTGAAATTGAAGATGCAAATGTTTTTAAATCATCATTCGACAGACCAAATTTATATTATAGTGTAAAACCCAAACCATCAAATACACATGCTGTTAAAAATATTGTAAATTACATTAAAAACAATAACGGCTCAGGAATTATTTACTGCTTAACAAGAAAAAAAACTGAAGAACTTGCAGAAACTCTTCAATTAAATGGAATAAATGCTATTGCATACCATGCAGGAATGGAAAGCTCTATGAGAGTAAAAAATCAAGATGCTTTTCTCATGGAAGATGTTAATGTTATTTGTGCTACCATTGCTTTCGGCATGGGAATCGACAAACCCGATATTCGATACGTTATACACTTTGACGTTCCTAAATCAATTGAAAGTTATTATCAGGAAACAGGTAGAGCTGGACGAGATGGAATACGTTCAGATTGTATTCTTTATTACAATTACAAAGACCTTCTGAGGCTAGAAAAATTATTCAGAGATAAGCCATATTACGAAAGAGAAAAAGCAAATCAATTATTAAATCACACAGCAGCATTTTGTGAAAACTCAAATTGCCGTAGAGAAGCCCTACTACATTACTTTGGCGAAAATTACACAAAATCTGATTGTAGTGAAAACAAAATGTGTGATAACTGCCGTTATCCAAAAGAAAAATTTGAAGGACACGAAGAAATCCTAATAATTCTTAAACTAATAAATGATCTTGGTAGTGAGCATAAGTTAGAACACATTGCAAACATCATGATAGGAGAATCAGATAAAACAATCTCTCAACACAACCATGATAGTTTAGAAATGTTTGGAGCAGGTAATGAACATGATTTCAATTACTGGAAATCAATTATCAGAATATCACTTTTAGAAGACCTCCTTGAGCATAATATTGAAAATCTTGGAACATTAAGAATTACCGAAAAAGGTAAAAACTTTATAAAAGAGCCACATAATATTGAGGTTGCTATTGACAGCGATTATTCAAACATTGAAGATGATGATTTTGTAGCAAAAGGTGGACAAGGTGGTTATGATGAAAATCTTTTCAAAATGTTAAAAGATGTCAGAAAAACAATTGCAAGGAGAAATGAAGTACCCCCCTATATTGTTTTTCAAGATCCCTCACTTGAAGAAATGGCTATTAAATATCCAATAACAAAAGATGAATTAACAAAAATTATTGGTGTTTCCGAAACAAAAGCAATAAGATACGGACAATCATTTTTGGAAGTTATTGATGATTATGTAACAGAAAATAATATTGAAAGACCTGAAGACCTTGTTGTTAAATCTGTAATAAACAAATCAAAAAATAAAGTTTTTATTATTCAAAATATTGATAAAAAAATATCACTGGAAGATATTTCAACAGCAATAGGATATGATTATGAGGAACTTCTTAACGAAATTGAAGATATTGTTTATTCAGGAACGAAACTAAACCTTAACTATTTTATCGATGAAGTTTTAGATGAAGATTTTCAGGATGAAATATTTGACTACTTTTTACAAGCCGATACAGATTCATTAAAAATAGCTTACGACAAGATGGGAAAGGATGTATATTCCATTGAAGAATTACAGCTTATGAGAATAAAATTTATTTCAGAAATGGCTAATTAAATGACACGAAACAAAACACTCCTCAAACATTTTTTTACATTTATACTTATTTTTTCTTTCAGTATAATCTCTAATGCCGATGGTACAAAGCCAACAAAATCGAAAAGAAAAAGGTATAAAGAAATTACTAAAACAGATATTACTAAATATAAAGATATTTCTTCATCTGAAATAATGATTTTTGGTATTCATCTGAATATGAAAATCAATGAAGTAAAAACAGAAATCAACAAAAATAAAAATATCTTCTTACAAGAAGATCCATTTAATTCTCGAAGATTTTATTTGTACGAAAAAAACTCAACCCAAGCACCTTTATGTTATTTAAAATGGGATGATAACAATGATAAATCGGGACTTCAAGAAGTGGTTTTTTATTTTAAATTCATAAAATATCTACCAGGCATATCCAAAAACCTACTTACATTGGAAGTAATAAATAAAAATTCTGAAATTGTTAAAACATTTATGGGATACCCTACTCGCAAAGAACTAAGCTTACAAATACCTTCACTCGGTATAAAAACTTACAGCTATTATTATCCTGAGAGAAATTTCAAAATAAATAGATACATTTCCGACAATGGTTCTTCAATTTCTTTCTGTATCTTCGCATTTGAATAAAAAATACATTTATTTAAATAAAAAAGAAAAAAAACGTGAAAAAATCAACACTAATACCACAAATTATTCTTGCTATTGCAATTATTGTTTTATATATACTTCATTTCACACAAGATAATTCAACAGCTACTAATGATAAAACTAAGAAAAGAAGTATAGTAACAGATACTACCGAACAAAATATTAGAATAGCTTATGTAAATACAGACTCTATTTTACATAACTACAAATACTATAATGCATTAGAAAAAAAACTTGAGATAAAACAAAACAATGCAAGCTATCAACTAAAGCAAAAAACAAAAAAACTTGAAAAAGATTATAAAAATTTACTTTCCAAAATAAATTTAGGACTAATTACCGAAGAACAAGCACAACAACAATTTGCAAAACAACAACAAGGAGTTGAGCAATACAGGGCAACAGTTAGAAACGACCTTTTGATTGAGGAACAAAAACTTACAGAAGAATTATACGATAGTATTGTAAGCTACATCGAAAGATATAATCAACAAACAAATTACAACTATATTCTCGGATACTCAAAAGGAAGTGGAATTCTCCATGCGGACAAAAAATATAATCTAACTTCTGAAGTTCTTTTTGGATTAAATGAGGAATATGATAATAGGACTAATACTGAATCAAAGAAGAAAAAATAATTTCTTCAAAGTTTTATTTTCCAAATTCCCTTATCAAATTATCAATAAGCTCCAAATTCTTTT
The Bacteroidota bacterium genome window above contains:
- the recQ gene encoding DNA helicase RecQ; this translates as MKKQDLVQQIDQTLKTFFGFNSFKGTQREVILSIIQGHNTFVIMPTGGGKSLCYQLPAIILDGTAIIISPLIALMKNQVDLISTFGAKKGFAHFLNSSLSKKNVEVVKDDLRNGRTKMLYVAPETLNKESTLELLKKMTIPFIAVDEAHCISEWGHDFRPEYRRVRNVIETIGKIPIIALTASATPKVQDDILKNLEIEDANVFKSSFDRPNLYYSVKPKPSNTHAVKNIVNYIKNNNGSGIIYCLTRKKTEELAETLQLNGINAIAYHAGMESSMRVKNQDAFLMEDVNVICATIAFGMGIDKPDIRYVIHFDVPKSIESYYQETGRAGRDGIRSDCILYYNYKDLLRLEKLFRDKPYYEREKANQLLNHTAAFCENSNCRREALLHYFGENYTKSDCSENKMCDNCRYPKEKFEGHEEILIILKLINDLGSEHKLEHIANIMIGESDKTISQHNHDSLEMFGAGNEHDFNYWKSIIRISLLEDLLEHNIENLGTLRITEKGKNFIKEPHNIEVAIDSDYSNIEDDDFVAKGGQGGYDENLFKMLKDVRKTIARRNEVPPYIVFQDPSLEEMAIKYPITKDELTKIIGVSETKAIRYGQSFLEVIDDYVTENNIERPEDLVVKSVINKSKNKVFIIQNIDKKISLEDISTAIGYDYEELLNEIEDIVYSGTKLNLNYFIDEVLDEDFQDEIFDYFLQADTDSLKIAYDKMGKDVYSIEELQLMRIKFISEMAN
- a CDS encoding OmpH family outer membrane protein; translated protein: MKKSTLIPQIILAIAIIVLYILHFTQDNSTATNDKTKKRSIVTDTTEQNIRIAYVNTDSILHNYKYYNALEKKLEIKQNNASYQLKQKTKKLEKDYKNLLSKINLGLITEEQAQQQFAKQQQGVEQYRATVRNDLLIEEQKLTEELYDSIVSYIERYNQQTNYNYILGYSKGSGILHADKKYNLTSEVLFGLNEEYDNRTNTESKKKK